Proteins encoded within one genomic window of Natator depressus isolate rNatDep1 chromosome 1, rNatDep2.hap1, whole genome shotgun sequence:
- the LEP gene encoding leptin, producing MRRPSLPLCGLLWFWLPLFYSRPVKIDKVKADTKNLTRTIIARIQEHQLFPLNLKINGLDFIPGERPLESLDSMDETLQIFQRILPSLPMENVPVAQIFNDIENLRSLIQTLGSHLGCTFHKSSTLDALGNLTELLTTSPYTAAVVALDRLQKCLHSIVKHLDHIQRC from the exons ATGCGGCGTCCCAGCCTGCCGCTCTGTGGGCTGCTCTGGTTTTGGCTGCCTCTCTTCTACAGCCGGCCGGTGAAAATCGACAAGGTCAAGGCTGACACCAAAAACCTCACACGAACCATCATAGCCCGGATCCAGGAGCACCAG CTCTTCCCTCTGAACTTGAAGATAAATGGACTTGACTTCATCCCCGGAGAGCGACCTTTGGAGAGCTTAGACTCCATGGACGAGACCTTGCAGATATTCCAGAGGATCCTCCCCAGCCTGCCCATGGAAAACGTGCCCGTAGCACAAATCTTCAACGACATAGAGAACCTCCGGAGTCTGATCCAGACCTTGGGTTCTCACCTCGGTTGCACCTTCCACAAATCCTCTACCCTGGACGCTCTGGGGAATCTGACTGAGCTGCTGACTACCTCTCCTTACACGGCTGCAGTGGTGGCGCTGGACCGGCTCCAGAAGTGCCTGCACAGCATCGTCAAACATCTGGATCACATTCAGCGCTGCTAG